The Bryobacteraceae bacterium genome includes a window with the following:
- a CDS encoding DNA-binding response regulator, producing the protein MSRIRVLLADDHSLVRKGFRRMLEDDPEIEVVGEAATGPQAVEEAERLKPQVVVMDLAMPELDGIQAASQILRKMPETGILILSMYSEDTYVRNAFAAGVKGYLLKNALEVDLPYAIKEIAAGRTVIAPGLTLPSQQDAPSDFEKLTQREREVLQHIVQGRSNKEIAAILGLSVNTVAVHRANLMQALGIHRTADLVVYAIKKGLVTLPEGPLPEK; encoded by the coding sequence ATGAGCAGAATCCGGGTGCTGCTGGCCGACGATCATTCTCTCGTACGCAAGGGCTTCCGGCGGATGCTGGAGGACGATCCGGAGATCGAAGTGGTGGGCGAGGCGGCCACGGGGCCGCAGGCGGTGGAAGAGGCCGAGAGGCTGAAGCCGCAGGTCGTCGTGATGGACCTGGCGATGCCGGAGCTCGACGGCATTCAGGCTGCCAGCCAGATTCTGCGCAAAATGCCGGAAACCGGCATTCTCATTCTGTCGATGTACTCGGAAGACACGTACGTGCGGAACGCCTTCGCCGCCGGGGTGAAGGGATATCTGCTGAAGAACGCTCTGGAAGTGGATCTCCCTTATGCCATCAAGGAAATCGCGGCAGGGCGGACCGTGATCGCTCCCGGACTGACTCTGCCCAGCCAGCAGGATGCGCCGAGCGATTTCGAGAAGCTGACGCAGCGGGAGCGCGAGGTGCTGCAGCACATCGTGCAGGGCCGCTCGAACAAGGAGATCGCGGCGATTCTCGGGCTGAGCGTGAACACGGTGGCGGTGCACCGCGCCAACCTGATGCAGGCTCTGGGCATCCACCGCACCGCGGACCTGGTTGTCTACGCGATCAAGAAGGGGCTGGTGACGTTGCCGGAAGGGCCGCTGCCGGAGAAGTGA
- a CDS encoding RNA-binding protein, which translates to MRRRDFLTGLGGLLAAPAAGQQSPGFRFTDVTRAAGIDFVHNSGAFGRKYLPETMGSGCAFFDYDGDGWQDILLINSMDWPGHKRQRTTLKLYRNNRNGTFTDVTRAAGLDVEIYGLGVAIGDYNNDGHPDVFISCLGQSRLFRNTGKGTFVDVTRQSGLWGYEGFSTSAMWFDYDRDGLLDLFVTNYVRWTQEGDIFCSFDGNSKAYCTPEAYRGVTCWLFRNRGDGTFEDVTAKSGVLDTTSKSLGVTLLDFNNDGWPDVFVANDTQPNKLYTNLRNGRFLEQAVRIGLAFSEDGRARAGMGVDAADVDNSGLVSIIVTNFDNEMMGLYRSNRDGQFVDRAPQAGIGQATRHSLGFGCFFFDPDLDGMLDLLIVNGHIDESISRARRNVTHAQPPHLFMNDGKGNFRDVARQAGESFASPKVARGAAYGDFDNDGDLDVLITTNHGPAYLYRNDLDNGHQSVRLRLIGTKSNRDAVGAVIKFESPGLAGSRTVKSATGYLSQSEMPVTIGLGRREALQRITVFWPSGRTEEYRNLKAGGRFIIEEGKGLRPWQV; encoded by the coding sequence ATGCGGCGGCGGGACTTTCTGACAGGGCTCGGGGGGCTTCTGGCGGCGCCGGCGGCCGGACAGCAGAGTCCCGGCTTCCGCTTCACGGATGTGACGCGCGCGGCGGGGATCGATTTCGTCCACAATTCGGGAGCGTTCGGCCGGAAATACCTGCCCGAGACCATGGGCTCCGGCTGCGCGTTTTTCGACTACGACGGCGACGGCTGGCAGGACATCCTCCTGATCAACTCGATGGACTGGCCCGGCCACAAACGCCAGCGCACTACGCTGAAGCTGTACCGCAACAACCGCAACGGGACTTTCACCGACGTGACCCGCGCCGCAGGGCTCGATGTCGAGATCTACGGGCTGGGCGTGGCGATCGGCGATTACAACAACGACGGACACCCGGACGTTTTCATCTCCTGCCTGGGCCAGAGCCGGCTGTTCCGCAACACGGGGAAGGGGACGTTCGTCGACGTGACCCGGCAGAGCGGACTGTGGGGCTACGAGGGGTTCTCGACGTCGGCGATGTGGTTCGACTACGACCGCGACGGACTGCTGGACCTGTTCGTCACGAACTACGTGCGGTGGACGCAGGAAGGCGACATTTTCTGTTCTTTCGACGGCAACAGCAAGGCGTACTGCACGCCGGAGGCTTACCGGGGCGTGACGTGCTGGCTGTTCCGCAACCGCGGCGACGGGACGTTCGAGGACGTGACGGCGAAGTCCGGGGTGCTGGACACGACGTCCAAGTCGCTGGGCGTCACGCTGCTCGACTTCAACAACGACGGCTGGCCGGATGTCTTCGTAGCCAACGACACGCAGCCCAACAAGCTGTACACGAACCTGCGCAACGGGCGGTTTCTCGAACAGGCTGTCCGGATCGGGCTGGCCTTCAGCGAAGACGGGCGCGCGCGCGCCGGCATGGGCGTGGACGCAGCCGACGTGGACAACTCCGGGCTGGTCTCGATCATCGTCACGAACTTCGACAACGAGATGATGGGGCTGTACCGCAGCAACCGCGACGGACAGTTCGTGGACCGCGCGCCGCAGGCAGGCATCGGCCAGGCGACGCGCCACTCGCTGGGGTTCGGCTGTTTTTTCTTCGATCCCGACCTGGACGGCATGCTGGATCTGCTGATCGTCAACGGCCACATTGACGAATCGATCAGCCGCGCGCGCCGCAACGTGACGCACGCGCAGCCGCCGCATCTGTTCATGAACGACGGCAAGGGCAACTTCCGCGACGTGGCGCGGCAGGCGGGCGAGTCCTTCGCCTCGCCGAAGGTCGCGCGCGGCGCAGCCTACGGCGATTTCGACAACGACGGCGACCTGGACGTGCTAATCACCACGAACCACGGACCGGCGTATCTGTACAGAAACGACCTCGACAACGGCCATCAGAGCGTCCGCCTGCGGCTGATCGGGACGAAGTCGAACCGCGACGCCGTCGGCGCGGTGATCAAGTTCGAATCGCCCGGGCTGGCGGGTTCGCGGACGGTGAAATCGGCGACGGGATACCTGTCGCAGTCCGAAATGCCTGTCACGATCGGACTGGGGCGCCGGGAGGCGCTGCAGCGCATCACGGTTTTCTGGCCCAGCGGGAGGACCGAGGAGTACAGGAACCTCAAAGCCGGCGGCCGTTTCATCATCGAAGAGGGCAAGGGACTCAGACCCTGGCAGGTCTGA
- a CDS encoding oxidoreductase — translation MNRRTFLAAGALSASAAQPAAVRVGIIGCGWWGGVNLRAAYQEGGVTCVSLCDADSKMLDDMAASVEKQEGRRPRLFRHYEEMLDAGGLDAVILATPPHWHALPFIAACRRKLAIYSEKPLAYDIREGRAMVDAWKKAGNIVQVGFQRRQSPAFAAAGDYIRSGAPGRVVQVDVNIHYTAVPLDNTPQAPPPTLDWDLWCGPAPKLPYSPNVGHRAWRLEETTGNGHLVDWGIHLIDATRVMLGLGMPKKVTAAGGIYHYKGRITTPDTLTAHFEFDSCPVVWRHRLWGAVERDPEFSNGVTVFCEKETVFVTDQRWIVFPKGKDAQRRVEEIKPPADLSRKHVGEFLECVRASRPAPCTPEDAFRSTATVQLGMIAWKAGRTIEWDERGERIPNDAAANAMLKREYRAPYKHPWSGRA, via the coding sequence ATGAATCGAAGGACATTCCTGGCAGCAGGCGCGCTTTCCGCCTCGGCGGCCCAGCCTGCGGCTGTGCGCGTGGGCATCATCGGCTGCGGCTGGTGGGGCGGAGTGAACCTCCGCGCCGCCTACCAGGAAGGCGGCGTGACCTGCGTGTCGCTGTGCGACGCCGACTCGAAGATGCTGGACGACATGGCCGCCAGCGTCGAAAAGCAGGAAGGACGACGCCCGCGCCTGTTCAGGCACTACGAGGAGATGCTGGACGCGGGCGGGCTGGACGCCGTGATCCTCGCCACGCCGCCCCACTGGCATGCTCTGCCCTTCATCGCTGCCTGCAGGCGCAAGCTGGCGATCTACTCCGAGAAGCCCCTGGCCTACGACATCCGCGAAGGCAGGGCCATGGTGGATGCGTGGAAGAAAGCGGGCAACATCGTCCAGGTGGGTTTCCAGCGGCGGCAGAGCCCCGCGTTCGCCGCGGCGGGCGATTACATCCGCAGCGGTGCTCCCGGGCGGGTCGTTCAGGTCGACGTCAACATCCACTACACGGCTGTGCCGCTGGACAACACGCCGCAGGCGCCTCCGCCCACTCTGGACTGGGACCTGTGGTGCGGACCTGCGCCGAAGCTTCCGTACTCGCCCAACGTCGGCCACCGCGCCTGGCGCCTGGAGGAGACGACCGGCAACGGGCACCTGGTGGACTGGGGCATCCATCTGATCGACGCCACGCGCGTGATGCTCGGCCTGGGCATGCCGAAGAAAGTGACGGCCGCTGGCGGCATCTATCATTACAAGGGGCGCATCACGACGCCCGACACGCTGACGGCGCATTTCGAGTTTGATTCATGCCCGGTCGTGTGGCGGCACCGGCTGTGGGGCGCCGTGGAGCGAGATCCCGAGTTCTCGAATGGCGTCACCGTGTTCTGCGAGAAAGAGACCGTGTTCGTGACCGATCAGCGCTGGATCGTGTTCCCGAAAGGCAAGGACGCGCAGCGGCGCGTCGAGGAGATCAAGCCGCCGGCCGATCTGAGCCGCAAGCACGTGGGCGAGTTTCTGGAGTGCGTGCGGGCCTCCCGGCCAGCGCCCTGCACGCCGGAAGACGCCTTCCGCTCCACGGCCACCGTGCAGCTTGGCATGATCGCCTGGAAGGCGGGCCGCACGATCGAGTGGGACGAGCGCGGCGAGAGAATCCCGAACGACGCCGCCGCGAACGCCATGCTGAAGCGGGAATACCGCGCCCCTTACAAGCATCCGTGGAGCGGCCGGGCGTAG
- a CDS encoding putative heme-dependent peroxidase, with protein MSDPVVPLTLEGAAVLHQMFRIRWDEWRALDAHSRHVALEEAREWLQTKEGAEGGEQSAAYAMLGHKGDLMLLHFRRDFTGLLEAEQNVRQARIGRYLEITNSFLSVVELGLYESTRKICEELAARGLAPGTPEWDAAVKETLERQRKAMAPRLWPEIPESRYLCFYPMDRKRGELKNWYQVPFADRQRMMHEHGLVGRKYAGTVRQIISGSIGFDDWEWGVDLFADDPLEFKRLIYEMRFDEVSAVYALFGPFYIGIRVPSEKMDALMRGDVRGSIS; from the coding sequence ATGAGCGATCCTGTTGTGCCGCTGACGCTGGAGGGCGCGGCGGTTCTGCACCAGATGTTCCGCATCCGCTGGGACGAGTGGCGCGCGCTGGACGCCCACTCCCGCCACGTCGCGCTGGAAGAGGCGCGCGAGTGGCTGCAGACGAAGGAGGGCGCGGAGGGAGGCGAGCAGTCAGCCGCCTACGCCATGCTCGGGCACAAGGGCGATCTGATGCTGCTGCACTTCCGCCGCGACTTCACCGGACTGCTGGAAGCCGAGCAGAACGTGCGCCAGGCCCGGATCGGGCGGTATCTGGAAATCACCAACTCGTTTCTCAGCGTCGTCGAGCTGGGCCTTTATGAATCGACGCGGAAGATTTGCGAAGAGCTGGCCGCGCGCGGGCTCGCCCCGGGCACCCCGGAATGGGACGCCGCGGTGAAGGAGACCCTTGAGCGGCAGCGGAAGGCCATGGCGCCGCGGCTCTGGCCTGAGATTCCCGAGAGCCGCTACCTGTGCTTCTATCCGATGGATCGCAAGCGCGGCGAGCTGAAGAACTGGTATCAGGTTCCCTTCGCCGACCGGCAGCGGATGATGCACGAGCATGGCCTGGTGGGGCGCAAATACGCGGGCACGGTGCGGCAGATCATCTCCGGCTCCATCGGGTTCGACGATTGGGAGTGGGGCGTGGACCTGTTCGCCGACGATCCGCTCGAGTTCAAGCGGCTCATCTACGAAATGCGCTTCGACGAAGTCAGCGCGGTCTATGCGCTGTTCGGCCCCTTCTATATCGGCATCCGCGTGCCCAGCGAGAAAATGGATGCGCTGATGCGGGGCGACGTGCGGGGCTCGATCAGCTGA